Proteins co-encoded in one Sphingopyxis sp. BE259 genomic window:
- a CDS encoding CaiB/BaiF CoA-transferase family protein, whose amino-acid sequence MTRMLEGIRILDLSRVLAGPWATQLMADLGATVIKVERPLEGDDTRRWGPPWLYAGGEATSAYYLCANRGKEAIAVDFTDAEGQQIIRDLAAGCDVVVENFKVGTLKRYGLDAARLREANPALVYCSVTGFGQDGPYSGRPGYDFIAQGMGGLMSVTGSQESGPMKTGVALSDIMTGLYSAIAILAALVRRGNTGEGAHLDVSLLDVTVATLANQAFNFFATGENPPRYGNAHPNIVPYQSFPTADRGINLAIGNDSQFRRLCDAIGRSDLADDPRFGTNGSRAGNKQALEDELAPIFVGAGAASWIERLDAADVPAGPINEISDVFKDAHVLHRGMKISLNHKELGDLPGIASPIKVDGERAVASTPPPLLGENTDSVLRRELGLGDLEVVGLKTRGVIG is encoded by the coding sequence ATGACCCGAATGTTAGAAGGAATTCGGATTCTTGACCTCAGTCGGGTCCTTGCTGGACCTTGGGCAACGCAGCTCATGGCCGATTTGGGCGCCACAGTTATCAAGGTCGAACGCCCGCTCGAAGGGGACGACACGCGTCGTTGGGGGCCGCCTTGGCTTTATGCCGGCGGAGAGGCAACGTCTGCCTATTATCTGTGCGCAAATCGGGGAAAGGAAGCGATTGCCGTCGATTTCACCGACGCCGAGGGACAGCAGATTATTCGAGATTTGGCGGCCGGTTGCGACGTTGTCGTTGAGAATTTCAAAGTCGGGACGCTCAAGCGCTACGGGCTCGACGCTGCGAGGCTGCGAGAGGCCAACCCGGCCCTGGTCTATTGTTCCGTGACGGGCTTTGGCCAAGACGGCCCCTATAGCGGCCGGCCCGGTTATGATTTTATCGCGCAGGGCATGGGCGGATTAATGAGCGTCACGGGTTCGCAGGAAAGTGGCCCGATGAAGACGGGCGTTGCCCTGTCTGACATCATGACGGGTCTCTACTCGGCGATCGCGATCCTGGCAGCTCTTGTCCGGCGGGGAAATACCGGCGAGGGCGCTCATCTCGACGTGTCGTTGCTCGATGTCACCGTTGCCACCCTTGCAAATCAAGCCTTTAACTTTTTCGCCACGGGGGAGAATCCGCCCCGTTATGGCAACGCTCACCCCAACATCGTGCCATACCAGTCTTTCCCGACAGCCGACCGCGGGATCAATCTCGCAATCGGGAACGACTCTCAGTTTCGTCGGCTGTGCGACGCAATTGGGCGGAGTGACCTTGCTGACGACCCACGCTTTGGCACCAATGGTTCGCGGGCCGGAAACAAACAGGCGCTGGAAGATGAGTTGGCGCCGATCTTTGTAGGCGCGGGCGCAGCTTCATGGATAGAACGGCTCGACGCCGCCGATGTCCCGGCTGGTCCGATCAATGAAATTTCGGACGTCTTTAAGGACGCTCATGTTCTGCACCGTGGAATGAAGATTTCGCTCAACCACAAGGAATTGGGTGATCTTCCAGGCATAGCCAGCCCCATCAAAGTCGATGGCGAGCGCGCGGTTGCCTCCACACCACCACCGCTCTTGGGCGAGAATACTGATTCCGTTCTGCGGAGAGAGCTCGGACTGGGCGACTTAGAAGTAGTGGGGCTAAAGACAAGAGGAGTAATAGGGTGA
- a CDS encoding DMT family transporter, whose translation MHYVQRDDADRIMVQAKFCEPEEAQGGAPDRQTDQKGHPLTHRFPIFQRAWGSAGLLLCAASLFWALNPIVARAVHHLVTPLGMAFWRWVVAMGVGLLFAWPHLVADRRAILQNWKMLSFLGTLGIGAFALVVYWGLQYTTATNNLMMQGAMPSMILLLSTVIFRDRITIGQLAGTLVSLAGLLVIVAQGSLANILAMTFNRGDAAALFGVFLYSLYSTLLRKKPAIHQLSFLVTLFAVGAASIAIPYLLEIAHGHYMAARIEVPLAILYVGIFPSLLAYFFFNRSVDLIGVARASIYMNLPPVFGVALAILLLGEHLAPFHIAGAALVGAGVFMATRREDEPPAAGRVETVAVEAASSPR comes from the coding sequence ATGCACTATGTGCAACGCGATGACGCAGATCGGATCATGGTTCAAGCCAAATTTTGCGAGCCAGAAGAAGCGCAGGGCGGCGCACCAGATCGGCAAACTGACCAAAAGGGGCATCCATTGACGCATCGATTTCCAATATTTCAGCGAGCCTGGGGTTCTGCTGGCTTATTGCTTTGTGCAGCCTCGCTTTTTTGGGCCCTCAACCCCATTGTTGCGCGCGCAGTTCACCACCTCGTTACCCCCCTCGGCATGGCCTTTTGGCGATGGGTCGTAGCAATGGGGGTAGGCTTACTTTTCGCTTGGCCGCATCTTGTCGCGGATCGTCGCGCAATTCTGCAGAATTGGAAAATGCTGTCGTTTCTCGGAACGCTTGGGATCGGAGCGTTCGCCCTCGTGGTTTATTGGGGCCTTCAATATACAACGGCGACGAATAACCTGATGATGCAGGGCGCCATGCCTTCGATGATACTCCTGCTTTCGACAGTGATCTTTCGAGACCGAATTACGATCGGTCAGTTGGCAGGCACGCTCGTATCACTGGCCGGTTTGCTCGTCATCGTCGCGCAAGGAAGCCTAGCCAATATTCTGGCCATGACGTTCAACCGCGGAGATGCCGCCGCCCTTTTCGGCGTTTTTCTCTACTCGCTCTACTCGACCCTTTTGCGGAAGAAACCCGCCATACATCAGCTCAGCTTTCTCGTAACGCTGTTCGCGGTCGGGGCCGCAAGCATTGCCATCCCGTATCTTCTGGAGATTGCGCACGGCCATTATATGGCGGCGAGGATTGAGGTTCCGCTCGCCATCCTTTATGTCGGAATTTTCCCTTCGCTCCTTGCATATTTCTTTTTCAACCGTTCAGTGGATTTGATCGGTGTCGCTCGCGCGAGTATCTATATGAATCTGCCCCCAGTCTTTGGGGTTGCGCTTGCAATTCTCCTGCTTGGAGAACATCTCGCTCCCTTTCACATTGCGGGCGCGGCACTTGTCGGTGCAGGGGTGTTCATGGCGACACGCCGCGAGGACGAGCCGCCAGCAGCAGGCCGCGTCGAAACTGTGGCCGTCGAGGCTGCATCCTCGCCGCGCTAA
- a CDS encoding GntR family transcriptional regulator: protein MNKKDEIYDLLVSRMVGAQYNFGQRLSVKDLVSDTGASRQPIMAALNRLSSEGFVRIIPQVGCEVINPSYDQIADFYIMFERLEGLLTELAAARRTDSQTRDLRALQARILTIDFDEPRSAVIYCELNRAFHQLIHDMAQSPFLDARQNSNFDMSDFFINQAGGFNHFMADTAREHDEIIEAIASKSPARARGLAESHIGAVASSALAGLRKHRAAA, encoded by the coding sequence GTGAACAAGAAGGATGAAATTTACGATCTTCTCGTTAGCCGAATGGTTGGCGCGCAATATAATTTTGGCCAGCGGCTGTCGGTCAAGGATCTTGTGAGCGATACCGGAGCGAGCCGCCAGCCGATCATGGCCGCGCTCAACCGTTTGAGTTCGGAAGGATTTGTTCGCATAATTCCGCAGGTCGGTTGCGAGGTGATAAATCCAAGCTATGACCAGATCGCAGATTTCTATATCATGTTTGAAAGGCTCGAGGGACTGCTGACGGAACTGGCGGCAGCGCGTCGGACCGATTCGCAAACGCGCGATTTGCGCGCGCTGCAAGCACGTATTCTCACGATCGACTTTGACGAGCCGCGCAGCGCGGTAATTTATTGCGAACTCAACCGTGCCTTCCATCAGCTCATCCACGATATGGCTCAGTCGCCCTTTCTCGACGCGCGGCAGAACAGCAATTTTGACATGTCTGATTTCTTCATCAACCAAGCCGGTGGTTTCAATCATTTCATGGCCGATACCGCACGTGAACATGATGAAATCATTGAGGCGATCGCTTCCAAATCTCCTGCCCGCGCGCGCGGGCTGGCAGAATCACACATCGGCGCGGTCGCCTCGTCGGCGTTGGCGGGCCTGCGAAAACATCGCGCCGCCGCCTAA
- a CDS encoding IclR family transcriptional regulator, with the protein MERQAKSVRVTELEDDHSDMSASSKSPRDVAQKPRKSIQSVETGVRVLEALISCPGGCAPLRDIAAGAEMSRSQAHRYLQAYINTGLVQQEPADGRYSLGPTALKIGLSALSRLDVIRITTAYLRQLADDLETTGLLSIWGDYGPTIIRWLDGGVPIATSLHVGSVLPIQHSSAGLVFMAFQPLPAYKRLLERERAARTSIDEIELQAMLTEIRRQGYAKVDGQVVPGLAAISVPVFDMQEKLIAVIGVLGRMTDEKFFCQSNIDKVQAAALKASNAMGWQPEEMRGDS; encoded by the coding sequence TTGGAACGTCAGGCAAAAAGCGTGAGAGTGACAGAGCTTGAAGACGATCACTCCGATATGTCCGCCTCTTCCAAATCGCCGCGCGATGTTGCGCAAAAGCCTCGCAAGAGTATCCAGTCGGTAGAGACTGGGGTCCGCGTGCTCGAAGCGCTGATATCTTGTCCCGGCGGCTGCGCACCCCTTCGCGATATCGCCGCGGGAGCCGAGATGTCGCGCAGCCAGGCGCACCGATATCTCCAGGCCTACATTAATACTGGGCTGGTCCAGCAGGAGCCTGCGGACGGTCGCTATTCTCTCGGTCCAACCGCCCTCAAGATCGGACTCTCGGCCTTGTCGAGGCTCGACGTTATTCGCATCACCACCGCCTATCTGCGGCAGCTTGCGGATGATCTCGAGACCACTGGTCTGCTCTCGATATGGGGTGACTATGGGCCGACGATCATCCGTTGGCTCGATGGCGGCGTTCCAATTGCGACGTCTTTGCACGTCGGATCGGTCCTTCCCATTCAGCATTCGTCTGCAGGGCTAGTTTTCATGGCTTTCCAGCCACTCCCTGCCTATAAGCGGCTGCTTGAACGTGAGCGCGCTGCGCGGACGTCCATCGATGAAATCGAGCTGCAAGCTATGCTGACGGAGATCCGGAGGCAAGGCTACGCCAAGGTGGACGGCCAAGTGGTACCGGGGCTCGCTGCCATTTCAGTCCCGGTATTCGACATGCAGGAAAAGCTGATCGCGGTGATTGGCGTACTTGGCCGGATGACCGACGAAAAATTCTTTTGCCAGAGCAATATCGACAAAGTCCAGGCCGCCGCTCTCAAAGCCAGCAACGCAATGGGCTGGCAGCCGGAGGAGATGCGTGGGGATTCCTGA
- a CDS encoding cytochrome c, with the protein MKMGLLAVALLMLTACSKSSDADKPDGAELYALNCAGCHDPGPGHPATMLLEEMERPVAPLIGRKDLDKDYVHSVVRNGLIEMPPFRPTELTDADVDLVFTYIKTAKGPSNAP; encoded by the coding sequence ATGAAGATGGGATTGCTGGCGGTCGCTCTGCTGATGCTAACCGCTTGTTCGAAATCGTCAGATGCGGACAAACCGGACGGTGCAGAATTATATGCCCTGAACTGCGCGGGTTGTCACGACCCGGGCCCGGGTCATCCCGCCACTATGCTGCTTGAAGAGATGGAGCGACCCGTTGCGCCCCTCATTGGCCGCAAGGACCTCGACAAGGACTATGTCCACTCGGTCGTCCGAAACGGGCTGATCGAAATGCCGCCATTCCGCCCAACCGAGCTGACAGACGCCGATGTGGATCTTGTATTCACCTACATCAAGACGGCAAAGGGTCCTTCGAACGCTCCTTGA
- a CDS encoding TIGR02444 family protein, protein MKPLDPDTFWRFSVSAYAQPGVADICLSLQDDHGFDVNLLLLCCWLAQLRSIVLSETELRFLLAEIEATNSEVIGPLRQARRWLKAPASTSGASAAKAQRVRRLVKMAELEGERLAQHLLISAASALGAESCADRMNAANLSLTAYTRIVNETDAADALQSLARLVVKERSKDPLPS, encoded by the coding sequence GTGAAGCCACTCGATCCCGACACCTTCTGGCGTTTCTCGGTATCAGCTTATGCGCAGCCCGGTGTAGCGGATATTTGCCTCAGCTTGCAGGACGACCATGGCTTCGATGTCAACCTCCTGCTTCTGTGCTGCTGGTTAGCGCAGCTGCGGTCGATCGTGCTTAGCGAGACGGAATTGCGTTTTCTCCTCGCAGAAATTGAGGCGACAAATTCAGAAGTCATCGGGCCACTGCGTCAGGCCCGCCGGTGGCTGAAAGCTCCCGCCAGTACCAGCGGGGCCTCGGCTGCCAAGGCGCAGCGTGTCCGGCGCCTCGTAAAGATGGCCGAACTCGAAGGGGAACGGCTGGCGCAGCACCTGCTAATCAGCGCGGCGAGTGCGCTTGGAGCTGAGAGCTGCGCGGACCGAATGAACGCCGCAAACCTCAGTCTGACGGCCTATACGCGGATCGTTAACGAGACTGACGCTGCCGATGCCTTGCAAAGCCTTGCGCGCCTCGTCGTCAAGGAGCGTTCGAAGGACCCTTTGCCGTCTTGA
- a CDS encoding FAD-binding oxidoreductase: MDANRQAAALDALEALVGADGVTRDPAALAPFHSGVALPLGIIAPRDTEQLAKVLAVASEAGAALQPVCRAVAGQEVAARDKIILLDLGRMNEILEINENLAYCLVEPGVTFRQLSEQIGERGLKLWVDCPGEPDESVASAFLKRRVGYTPYADHYLMQCGLELMLADGRSVRTGMGAMPKSTCWQLFKFGYGPWIDGLFTQSDLGVVTKLGLWLMPQPPAAQSFAVTVPDEDDLGKLLDVLGPLKTNMVVPNGVAVANALHEAARSGKVRRDFGGTGPMSAGEVRKAGESIGLGYWTLYGSLYGLPDNVRIAWSMVQDAFASIKGSRVLAAPAAGMEGLWAWRKGMMLGSVGNALGRPSAWAGGSSLDIGPISPVDGKEGLRLYDLSRDISGRHGFDFVGETNAVWRSAQHRQYLCFDGSPAGSKRARDCAIELIDAQAGAGFGQTHVEPALAASARATYESGAITQLHARVKRALDPANLFLSA, translated from the coding sequence ATGGACGCAAATCGCCAAGCCGCCGCGCTCGACGCGCTAGAAGCACTGGTCGGTGCCGATGGGGTAACGCGCGATCCGGCGGCGCTCGCACCCTTCCATTCCGGAGTCGCCCTGCCCCTGGGTATCATCGCGCCGCGCGACACCGAGCAACTTGCCAAGGTCCTCGCGGTGGCGAGCGAGGCCGGAGCGGCGCTTCAACCTGTGTGCCGCGCGGTCGCAGGTCAGGAGGTGGCGGCACGCGACAAGATCATATTGCTCGATCTTGGCCGCATGAATGAGATTCTCGAGATCAATGAGAACTTGGCTTACTGCCTCGTCGAGCCAGGCGTCACCTTTCGGCAACTCTCCGAACAGATAGGCGAGCGGGGGCTCAAGCTCTGGGTCGATTGCCCGGGTGAGCCCGACGAATCGGTGGCGAGCGCCTTTCTGAAGCGGCGCGTGGGCTATACCCCATATGCCGATCATTATCTTATGCAATGCGGGCTTGAGTTGATGCTGGCCGACGGCCGCAGTGTCCGGACAGGGATGGGTGCTATGCCCAAGAGTACCTGCTGGCAGCTCTTCAAATTTGGTTACGGGCCCTGGATCGACGGGCTCTTCACACAATCCGATCTTGGCGTCGTGACCAAGCTCGGCCTCTGGCTCATGCCCCAGCCCCCGGCAGCGCAATCCTTTGCTGTCACGGTGCCGGACGAAGACGATCTTGGCAAACTTCTCGATGTACTGGGCCCGCTCAAGACCAATATGGTCGTCCCCAATGGCGTGGCGGTGGCAAATGCGCTGCACGAAGCAGCGCGTTCGGGCAAGGTACGCCGCGACTTCGGCGGCACCGGCCCAATGTCCGCCGGCGAGGTTCGAAAAGCCGGGGAGTCGATCGGGCTTGGCTACTGGACTCTTTACGGCTCGCTTTACGGGCTCCCCGACAATGTTCGCATCGCTTGGTCGATGGTCCAGGACGCGTTCGCATCGATCAAAGGCTCGCGGGTGCTGGCCGCTCCCGCAGCCGGGATGGAAGGACTGTGGGCGTGGCGAAAAGGCATGATGCTTGGTTCGGTCGGTAATGCACTTGGCCGCCCTTCGGCCTGGGCCGGAGGATCCTCTCTCGACATCGGCCCCATCAGCCCGGTTGATGGCAAGGAAGGGCTTCGCCTTTATGACTTGTCGCGCGATATTTCCGGCCGGCACGGTTTCGATTTTGTCGGAGAAACGAATGCCGTCTGGCGCTCTGCCCAGCATCGGCAGTATTTGTGCTTCGATGGCAGTCCCGCGGGCAGTAAACGGGCGAGAGACTGCGCTATCGAGCTGATCGATGCGCAGGCAGGTGCCGGATTTGGACAGACGCACGTCGAGCCGGCGCTCGCCGCCTCTGCTAGGGCGACCTATGAAAGCGGCGCGATAACTCAACTGCACGCGCGCGTGAAACGCGCGCTCGATCCCGCGAACCTCTTTCTGTCGGCCTGA